From a single Stomoxys calcitrans chromosome 4, idStoCalc2.1, whole genome shotgun sequence genomic region:
- the LOC131996736 gene encoding uncharacterized protein LOC131996736, protein MSGNRQIFIISAYYPAGNNNLDFKNDLKRLYEYLKLDYIDNYYILGGDLNSKHSSWGNTIGNDKGVSLFDWLYENEIQYRCKLYASSSPSFPRSGSFLDIFIVDSRLIIHETGNSVNCLETLDYDSDHNAVKMVVSRNTQAEPLDFLQSSVTRTLDFKRTDWKKFEKLIMQALNNDSFIPANRNLSNDEIIFHVERLNNIITNAIDKSVPSFKEKDRLKELLNTVIKTLQKEKSRILTVIKKHNRFQNVLNPTVLCFMKNRLKMVRKLLQDNFVISMNKKLEQKFNKINSSNPSTMFSEAKKILRNRKADNINILKIPPEDMCLLHRAEIDHRTLRIENGSDKYVLEDEGHILNFIGAYLESIYSSKSTDETNLVHREVIEVFNSFLEDKVRYEEGLNTITYFNDMNLANDPVASNLDYFTSREEILYIFSKLKGKLSYGIDKIPNIILKKVPMLLIFDTGK, encoded by the exons ATGTCGGGCAATAGGCAGATATTCATAATATCAGCATATTATCCCGCGGGGAATAATAATTTAGATTTCAAGAATGATCTCAAGAGACTATATGAGTATCTTAAATTGGATTACATAGATAATTATTATATACTTGGGGGCGATCTGAACTCCAAACACAGCTCGTGGGGCAACACGATTGGTAATGATAAGGGAGTATCTCTGTTCGACTGGTTATATGAAAACGAGATTCAATATCGGTGTAAACTATACGCCTCGAGCTCACCCTCCTTCCCTCGCAGTGGTTCTTTTTTGGACATATTTATTGTAGATTCGAGACTGATCATTCATGAGACAGGAAATAGTGTTAACTGTTTGGAGACGCTAGATTATGATAGTGACCATAATGCGGTGAAGATGGTAGTTTCTAGGAATACGCAGGCGGAACCACTTGATTTTTTGCAGTCTAGTGTGACACGAACACTAGATTTTAAAAGGACTGATTGGAAGAAATTTGAGAAACTGATTATGCAAGCTCTGAACAATGATAGCTTTATCCCAGCCAATAGAAATTTATCAAATGACGAAATAATTTTCCATGTTGAAAGATTAAACAATATAATAACCAATGCAATTGATAAAAGTGTCCCATCTTTTAAGGAAAAAGACCGTTTGAAAGAATTATTAAACACAGTTATAAAAACTCTTCAGAAAGAGAAAAGCAGGATTTTAACGGTTATTAAGAAACACAACAGATTTCAGAATGTACTTAATCCCACTGTTCtatgttttatgaaaaatagACTTAAGATGGTTAGAAAACTCCTACAAGACAATTTCGTTATTTCAATGAATAAAAAGTTGGAGCAAAAGTTCAACAAAATTAATTCGTCCAACCCATCCACTATGTTTTCCGAAGCCAAAAAAATACTTAGAAATCGTAAAGCCGACAAcattaatattttgaaaattcctCCTGAAGACATGTGTCTCTTACATCGAGCTGAAATTGATCATCGGACACTACGAATTGAGAACGGATCTGATAAATATGTATTAGAGGACGAAGGACATATATTGAACTTCATAGGAGCTTATTTAGAAAGTATTTATTCCTCAAAAAGTACTGATGAGACGAATTTGGTGCATAGGGAAGTTATAGAAGTCTTCAACTCATTTTTGGAAGACAAAGTGAGATATGAAGAGGGCTTAAATACGATAACGTACTTCAATGATATGAACTTGGCCAATGATCCAGTTGCCTCTAATTTGGattattttacttctcgagaggaaattttgtacatcttcTCCAAATTAAAAGGAAAATTATCGTATGGAATTGACAAGATACCCAATATTATACTTAAGAAAGTCCCTATGCTATTGATATTTGA CACTGGAAAATAG